A genomic segment from bacterium encodes:
- a CDS encoding DNA-processing protein DprA: MTGEERAWLKIAAVRGVGDKKLWMLADLVWREGGSLSWLMEHPDHLESSLKIKLNPDDGVYSESGADNAFDYLERNGIEVLHPLHGDFPPRLVIRKDFPGVSPLLYALGNRKIFERTSVSVVGSRRASQSAVAIAQNLARELAENCINVTSGYANGVDLAAHAGALMARGTTTAVLADGISRFRMNPTLGEFSTEDNMLVVSQFNPSAVWTPYNAMKRNKLVCALSDAVVVIRSGAERDADGRMSGTFDAGMSALKMGIPLFVVAPENLEDDCAGNRALIDKGGISWNPTDGAGMIAVEAEKCHSSLTAGIGARESDNSESRQMTLFK, encoded by the coding sequence ATGACGGGCGAAGAAAGGGCTTGGCTCAAAATAGCAGCGGTTCGCGGCGTGGGCGACAAAAAACTTTGGATGCTGGCGGATCTAGTTTGGCGCGAAGGCGGATCCCTCTCTTGGCTGATGGAGCATCCCGATCATCTTGAATCAAGTCTGAAAATCAAATTGAATCCGGATGACGGCGTTTACTCGGAAAGCGGCGCAGACAACGCTTTCGATTACTTGGAGCGCAACGGCATAGAGGTGCTGCATCCGCTTCACGGCGACTTCCCGCCGAGGCTGGTGATTCGAAAGGATTTTCCCGGCGTTTCGCCGCTGCTGTACGCGCTTGGAAACAGGAAAATTTTCGAACGCACCTCGGTGTCCGTAGTGGGGTCGCGGCGGGCCTCGCAGTCCGCGGTTGCAATCGCGCAAAATCTTGCGCGCGAACTTGCGGAAAACTGCATCAACGTCACGTCCGGCTACGCGAACGGAGTAGATCTCGCGGCCCACGCCGGAGCGCTTATGGCCCGCGGCACTACGACGGCGGTGCTGGCCGACGGGATATCAAGGTTTCGAATGAATCCAACGCTGGGGGAATTTTCCACGGAAGACAACATGCTTGTCGTTTCCCAATTCAATCCGAGCGCGGTTTGGACGCCTTACAACGCGATGAAACGCAACAAACTCGTCTGCGCCTTGTCCGACGCCGTGGTCGTAATCCGGTCGGGCGCGGAAAGGGATGCCGACGGCCGGATGAGCGGAACATTCGACGCGGGCATGTCCGCGCTCAAAATGGGCATTCCGCTGTTTGTCGTCGCCCCGGAGAACCTGGAGGATGATTGCGCGGGCAATCGTGCGCTGATTGACAAAGGCGGAATATCGTGGAATCCGACGGACGGCGCCGGCATGATCGCCGTCGAAGCGGAAAAATGCCACTCAAGTTTAACCGCCGGCATCGGCGCGCGGGAAAGCGATAATTCGGAATCCCGGCAAATGACGCTGTTTAAATAG